A single window of Deltaproteobacteria bacterium DNA harbors:
- a CDS encoding bifunctional (p)ppGpp synthetase/guanosine-3',5'-bis(diphosphate) 3'-pyrophosphohydrolase produces the protein MIRLNDILDRVVAYHPDVDLTMIERAYVFSAKVHEGQTRMSGEPYLSHPLEVAGILADMKLDNVCIIAGILHDVVEDTSATLEEIEEMFGSDVANIVDGVSKITQLRFGTREEHKGETIRKMIVAMASDIRVLLVKIADRLHNMQTLGYLREDKQKRIAQETLDIYAPLAGRLGLGNKKRQLEDLSFYYLEPEKYRAIRQGIAEQEAERKKIIEELKEVILSKLKEHHIEAEVQGRVKHIYSIYLKMVAQNININQVFDLIAFRIVVNTMPECYETLGMIHSMWKPIPGRFKDYIAVPKANRYQSLHTSVMGPYVQKMEIQIRTNEMHLIAEEGIAAHWKYKEGGKVEEAEGERYAWLRSLLDWQRDMEHPGEFLESLRVDLYPDEVYVFTPKGEVLELPGGATPIDFAYKIHTDIGNRCVGARVNGKMVPLKTHLRNGDIVEIMTNPKATPSKDWTKIVRTPKALAKIRQWVRQEERVRSVSIGKDLLDKQLRRRHLSLPKLAKEGKLQSAAEELSLKTVEDLYAAVGYGKISPRQVITKVAPRTSEEEDKEDQEAGLVERTIRKIARRSSEGISVRGVQDVLVHSGKCCNPLPGDPITGYVTRGRGVTVHKSDCTQVLGADPERRVDVFWDREDDTSVFPVRLQVVSEDKRGLLGTISNVFAKSDANITRANVSTTVDKKAVCDFTVEVRDKKHLDRLIVALKKLKEVLQVNRVHA, from the coding sequence ATGATTCGTCTGAACGACATACTGGACCGGGTGGTGGCGTATCATCCCGATGTGGATCTGACCATGATCGAGCGGGCCTACGTGTTTTCCGCCAAGGTTCACGAGGGCCAGACCCGCATGAGCGGTGAGCCCTATCTTTCCCATCCGCTGGAAGTGGCCGGCATTCTTGCCGACATGAAATTGGACAATGTGTGCATCATAGCGGGCATTCTCCATGACGTCGTGGAAGATACGAGCGCCACGCTCGAGGAGATCGAAGAGATGTTCGGGTCCGACGTAGCCAATATCGTAGACGGGGTGAGCAAAATCACTCAGCTACGTTTCGGAACCCGGGAGGAGCACAAAGGGGAAACCATACGTAAGATGATCGTGGCCATGGCCTCGGATATTCGAGTGCTCCTGGTCAAAATCGCGGACCGGCTCCACAACATGCAGACTCTGGGCTACCTGAGGGAGGACAAACAAAAACGGATCGCTCAGGAAACGCTGGATATTTATGCGCCGCTTGCCGGGCGTCTGGGATTGGGGAACAAGAAAAGACAACTGGAAGACCTGTCGTTCTATTACCTCGAACCCGAGAAGTACAGAGCCATCCGACAGGGCATAGCCGAGCAGGAAGCCGAACGCAAAAAGATCATCGAGGAGCTGAAGGAAGTCATCCTGTCAAAACTGAAGGAACACCACATCGAGGCGGAGGTGCAGGGGCGGGTAAAGCATATCTACAGCATCTATCTGAAGATGGTGGCGCAGAACATCAACATCAATCAAGTGTTCGATCTCATCGCATTCAGGATCGTTGTGAATACCATGCCCGAGTGCTACGAGACGTTGGGCATGATTCATTCCATGTGGAAACCCATTCCCGGCCGCTTCAAAGACTACATCGCCGTTCCCAAAGCCAACCGGTATCAATCGTTACACACGAGCGTCATGGGGCCGTATGTTCAGAAAATGGAAATCCAGATTCGAACGAATGAAATGCACCTCATTGCAGAAGAAGGGATTGCGGCGCACTGGAAATACAAAGAAGGGGGCAAAGTAGAGGAAGCGGAAGGTGAACGGTACGCGTGGTTACGTTCCCTGCTCGACTGGCAAAGGGACATGGAGCATCCCGGTGAGTTTCTTGAAAGCCTGCGAGTCGACCTGTATCCGGACGAAGTCTATGTATTCACACCCAAAGGCGAGGTTTTGGAGCTGCCCGGCGGCGCCACCCCTATCGACTTTGCGTACAAGATTCACACCGATATCGGAAATCGGTGCGTGGGCGCCAGAGTCAACGGAAAGATGGTTCCCCTGAAGACGCATCTTCGCAACGGAGACATCGTCGAAATCATGACCAATCCCAAGGCTACGCCCAGTAAGGACTGGACGAAAATTGTTAGGACTCCCAAGGCCTTGGCCAAAATTCGACAGTGGGTCCGGCAGGAAGAGCGCGTCCGGAGCGTGAGCATCGGCAAAGACCTGCTCGATAAGCAGCTCCGAAGAAGACACCTCTCCCTGCCCAAGCTCGCCAAAGAGGGTAAACTTCAGAGCGCCGCCGAAGAACTCTCTCTGAAAACCGTGGAGGATTTGTATGCCGCGGTGGGGTACGGCAAGATATCTCCCCGGCAGGTGATCACCAAAGTCGCACCAAGGACTTCCGAAGAAGAAGACAAGGAAGATCAAGAGGCTGGCCTGGTTGAAAGGACTATTCGAAAGATCGCTCGTCGAAGCAGCGAGGGGATCAGCGTGCGCGGGGTTCAGGATGTCCTCGTGCATAGCGGCAAGTGCTGCAACCCACTTCCCGGGGATCCCATTACCGGCTATGTGACGCGCGGACGAGGAGTTACGGTCCATAAGTCGGATTGCACACAGGTGCTTGGAGCCGATCCGGAGCGCCGGGTGGACGTATTCTGGGATCGTGAGGACGACACCTCCGTTTTTCCCGTGCGTCTGCAGGTGGTGTCGGAAGATAAGCGCGGTCTATTGGGCACGATCAGCAACGTGTTCGCCAAGAGCGATGCGAATATCACGCGGGCCAATGTTTCAACCACCGTGGACAAGAAGGCCGTATGCGACTTTACCGTGGAGGTCCGGGATAAGAAGCACTTGGATCGGTTGATCGTGGCCTTGAAGAAACTGAAGGAAGTCCTGCAGGTGAACCGGGTCCATGCCTAG
- a CDS encoding YnfA family protein: MTASSIFKSMVLFVAAGLCEIGGGYLVWLWLRNGKDAAIGILGGLILFLYGVIPTLQPANFGRVYAAYGGVFVVLSILWGWKIDKMVPDRYDIVGGVICMIGVLVIMYWPRHTP, encoded by the coding sequence ATGACGGCAAGTTCCATCTTCAAATCCATGGTGCTCTTTGTTGCCGCCGGCCTCTGCGAGATCGGCGGAGGCTATCTGGTTTGGCTCTGGCTGAGAAACGGCAAAGACGCTGCAATCGGAATCCTGGGAGGCCTGATTCTCTTTCTGTACGGCGTCATTCCCACCTTACAGCCCGCGAACTTTGGAAGAGTCTACGCCGCGTATGGAGGCGTATTCGTTGTGCTGTCCATACTCTGGGGTTGGAAAATCGACAAGATGGTCCCTGACAGGTACGATATCGTTGGAGGTGTTATCTGTATGATCGGGGTTTTGGTCATCATGTACTGGCCCAGACACACGCCGTAG
- a CDS encoding cytochrome C — protein sequence MNAKHLCMVLLCCALISGLSVAAQATPSVPTLCVQTFGTKVYVSWNVVEGLSKYVLSYAPAPYTGPASIASADMGGGVGVWADLWPGASFYLAVQSSDGVEMGNYSNIEYFALPASGSDAYQVFAFNDLGMHCYDSDFSVFSVLPLFNVLHAQVVQKGDPPRIVGDSVDVMYKSLADPSGSINTTSIGKTNFWDYVFALFGLNPPPDEGVLGARMPGAGNAAQPFAWANGPKNWFSAEGIPITAFDDNSQLNSYALMNVQASNPADGTVLSSLPVVIPASDEVSCDACHLTGQVAAALSGIAWSRNSDPSRQSRENILLLHDFRNGTNLFNNQPVLCSACHYSLALDLAQQGPQGPQLQNPYMSRAVHNWHASRITEVPPSGNVCFYCHPGEKTQCARGAMDTAGLVCLDCHGNLFAVGRAGRQPWIDLPKCQSCHTGDALNNVDGQMIRRTAYTDSPNVATPIVATNQRFAEQTDTLFRNSLGHSGVACESCHGSPHAIWPSREANDNLAATRIQGHDGMIIECTACHGSELPLTLQGPHGMHNVNSPNWVYRHEEIAGQQACGTCHGADGNGTVLSKAAANRTFSVEEEDEDNDRATVGILKGTQIGCGLCHENKITHE from the coding sequence ATGAATGCGAAGCATCTTTGTATGGTGCTGCTTTGCTGCGCCCTGATCTCCGGCCTCTCGGTCGCGGCCCAGGCAACGCCGTCGGTCCCGACCTTGTGCGTGCAGACGTTCGGGACGAAGGTATACGTTTCCTGGAACGTGGTGGAAGGTTTGAGCAAGTACGTTCTTTCATACGCCCCGGCTCCCTATACGGGCCCGGCGTCCATCGCAAGCGCGGACATGGGCGGTGGAGTCGGCGTGTGGGCCGACCTCTGGCCGGGAGCTTCCTTTTATTTGGCGGTCCAATCCAGTGACGGCGTTGAAATGGGCAACTACTCCAACATCGAATATTTCGCTCTGCCGGCGTCGGGTTCGGACGCCTACCAGGTGTTCGCTTTCAATGACCTCGGAATGCACTGCTACGACTCGGACTTCTCGGTATTCTCCGTTCTTCCGCTCTTCAACGTGCTTCATGCCCAAGTCGTCCAAAAAGGAGATCCGCCCCGGATTGTGGGCGACTCCGTCGACGTCATGTACAAGTCCCTGGCCGATCCGTCCGGATCCATCAACACCACTAGCATAGGAAAAACGAACTTCTGGGACTACGTATTTGCCCTTTTCGGCTTGAACCCGCCGCCCGATGAAGGAGTGTTGGGCGCAAGAATGCCCGGAGCCGGCAATGCGGCCCAGCCCTTTGCCTGGGCGAACGGTCCCAAGAACTGGTTTTCCGCGGAGGGCATCCCCATCACGGCGTTTGACGACAATTCCCAACTCAACTCGTATGCTTTGATGAACGTTCAAGCATCCAATCCGGCCGATGGGACGGTGCTTTCCTCTCTGCCCGTGGTTATTCCCGCCTCAGACGAGGTGTCCTGTGACGCGTGCCATCTCACCGGGCAGGTCGCCGCTGCGCTTTCAGGCATTGCGTGGAGCCGGAACAGCGATCCGTCACGCCAATCCAGGGAAAACATCCTGCTTCTGCACGATTTCAGGAACGGGACCAACTTGTTCAACAACCAGCCCGTTCTTTGCTCGGCCTGTCACTATTCCCTTGCACTGGATCTGGCCCAACAAGGGCCGCAGGGACCTCAGCTGCAGAACCCATACATGTCCCGGGCCGTCCACAATTGGCATGCTTCCCGGATCACGGAAGTTCCCCCCAGCGGGAATGTCTGTTTCTATTGCCATCCGGGTGAAAAGACACAATGCGCCCGCGGCGCCATGGACACGGCGGGTCTCGTTTGTCTGGACTGTCACGGAAACCTGTTTGCCGTGGGTAGGGCCGGCCGGCAACCCTGGATCGACCTGCCCAAGTGTCAGTCCTGCCACACCGGAGACGCGCTCAACAATGTCGATGGTCAGATGATCCGGCGAACGGCCTACACGGACAGCCCCAACGTCGCCACCCCCATTGTTGCGACCAATCAGCGGTTTGCCGAGCAGACCGACACCTTGTTCCGCAATAGTCTGGGGCACAGTGGTGTGGCGTGCGAGTCCTGCCATGGAAGCCCCCATGCGATTTGGCCGAGCCGGGAAGCCAACGACAACCTTGCTGCGACCCGAATTCAGGGACACGACGGCATGATCATCGAATGTACGGCCTGTCACGGAAGCGAGCTACCGCTCACTCTCCAGGGTCCTCATGGTATGCACAACGTGAACAGCCCGAACTGGGTCTATCGCCATGAGGAGATAGCCGGCCAGCAAGCCTGCGGAACCTGTCACGGCGCCGACGGCAACGGAACGGTCCTTTCGAAGGCCGCGGCGAACAGGACGTTTTCAGTCGAGGAAGAAGACGAAGACAACGACAGGGCGACTGTCGGCATCCTTAAGGGGACGCAGATCGGATGCGGTCTGTGCCATGAAAATAAGATTACACACGAATAA
- a CDS encoding 50S ribosomal protein L28 → MSRSCDICGKKPMVGFNVSHAHNKTKTRWEPNLQKVRALVDGSSKRLTVCTRCLRSGAVVKPTKRITAQPDTK, encoded by the coding sequence GTGAGCAGATCATGCGATATATGCGGTAAAAAGCCCATGGTGGGATTCAATGTGAGCCACGCCCACAACAAAACCAAAACCCGATGGGAACCCAATCTGCAAAAAGTGCGCGCGCTGGTTGACGGCAGTTCCAAACGCCTCACCGTGTGCACCCGCTGCCTTCGATCCGGCGCCGTCGTTAAACCCACCAAGCGGATTACGGCCCAGCCGGACACGAAATAG
- a CDS encoding proline--tRNA ligase: MRLSQLYVPTLREVPSDAEVVSHQLMLRAGMIRRVAAGIYTYLPLGVRVIKKIEQIIREEMNRAGAQEVLLPAVQPAELWIETGRWEEYGRELLRFRDRNERDFCFGPTHEEVITDLVRNEVRSYRQLPLNLYQIQTKFRDEIRPRFGLMRGREFIMKDAYSFDADQDGANASYESMRTAYDRIFHRCGLEFRAVDADTGAIGGRYSHEYMVLAETGEDVVVSCSHCDYAANLEKAELRAPDDAAPQLDESLFHAPEKVRTPNMRTVEEVTEFLHIQERRLIKTLIFSADDKPVAVLVRGDHEANEIKIRNALGASHIEMADARLVEEVSGAPAGFAGPIGLDVPIFADWAIGEMIDAVVGANEMDSHIRNANRGRDYHVTAFADLRAAQRGDLCPRCDGTLQFHRGIEVGHVFKLGTKYSERMGASFLDAEGNERFMVMGCYGIGVGRTAAAAIEQNHDENGIVWPLPIAPFQVYVLPIHPKDAQVTQASEALYRELQARGIETILDDRDERPGVKFKDADLMGIPYRVTVGPKNLKAGFLEVRFRKDGNTELVPVNDAVNMISDRLTEGLKHSL, encoded by the coding sequence ATGCGGCTATCCCAATTGTACGTGCCTACTTTAAGAGAAGTGCCCTCCGACGCCGAGGTCGTAAGCCATCAACTCATGTTACGGGCGGGAATGATTCGCCGTGTGGCGGCTGGAATCTACACCTATTTGCCTCTAGGGGTCCGGGTCATTAAAAAGATCGAACAGATCATTCGGGAAGAGATGAATCGCGCCGGTGCTCAAGAAGTGCTCCTTCCGGCCGTTCAGCCTGCCGAGCTCTGGATTGAAACCGGGCGGTGGGAGGAATACGGCAGAGAGTTGCTTCGTTTCCGCGACCGCAATGAACGCGACTTCTGCTTTGGTCCGACGCATGAAGAGGTCATTACCGACCTGGTGAGAAACGAGGTTCGGTCGTACCGCCAGTTACCTCTGAATCTCTATCAAATTCAGACCAAGTTCCGTGATGAAATCCGTCCTCGCTTCGGACTTATGCGAGGCCGCGAATTCATTATGAAGGACGCGTACAGCTTTGACGCGGATCAGGACGGCGCCAATGCCAGCTATGAATCCATGCGAACGGCCTACGACCGTATTTTCCACAGGTGCGGGCTGGAGTTCAGAGCCGTTGACGCGGACACCGGCGCCATCGGAGGCCGGTATTCTCATGAGTACATGGTATTGGCTGAAACCGGCGAGGACGTCGTGGTGAGTTGCTCCCATTGCGACTATGCGGCCAACCTCGAGAAGGCGGAGCTCAGGGCTCCGGATGATGCGGCGCCTCAACTTGACGAGAGCCTCTTTCACGCCCCGGAAAAAGTGCGGACACCCAACATGCGCACAGTGGAAGAGGTCACGGAATTCCTGCACATCCAGGAGCGGCGACTGATCAAGACATTGATTTTTTCCGCGGACGACAAGCCGGTCGCCGTTCTGGTGAGAGGTGACCACGAAGCCAATGAAATCAAGATCCGGAACGCGCTCGGCGCCTCGCACATCGAAATGGCGGACGCGCGACTGGTGGAGGAGGTGAGCGGCGCACCGGCCGGATTTGCGGGCCCCATAGGACTGGATGTGCCCATTTTCGCGGATTGGGCGATCGGAGAGATGATCGACGCCGTTGTGGGCGCCAATGAGATGGACAGCCATATTCGAAACGCCAATCGCGGCAGGGACTATCACGTGACCGCTTTTGCGGATTTGAGAGCCGCACAGAGGGGGGATCTCTGCCCCCGCTGCGACGGAACACTCCAATTTCATCGGGGTATCGAAGTCGGGCATGTGTTCAAGTTGGGGACCAAGTACTCCGAGAGAATGGGAGCTTCTTTCCTGGACGCGGAAGGAAACGAGCGGTTCATGGTCATGGGATGCTACGGAATCGGCGTGGGCCGCACGGCTGCGGCGGCCATCGAGCAGAACCATGACGAGAACGGCATTGTCTGGCCGTTGCCCATAGCTCCTTTCCAGGTCTATGTTCTTCCCATTCACCCGAAAGATGCTCAGGTGACGCAGGCTTCCGAGGCTTTGTATCGGGAGCTTCAAGCCAGAGGGATCGAAACGATCCTGGACGACCGCGACGAGCGACCGGGCGTCAAGTTCAAGGACGCGGATCTTATGGGTATACCTTACCGGGTTACAGTAGGCCCCAAGAACCTGAAGGCCGGGTTCCTCGAGGTTCGGTTCAGGAAGGATGGAAACACGGAGCTGGTTCCCGTAAACGATGCGGTAAACATGATTTCGGACCGATTGACCGAGGGCCTGAAACACTCGCTATGA
- the ispG gene encoding flavodoxin-dependent (E)-4-hydroxy-3-methylbut-2-enyl-diphosphate synthase has product MRIQRKRTRGIHVGDVAIGGDAPVAVQSMTNTDTRDVPSTVAQARELVAAGCELVRVAVPDRQAAEAISSIREQVPAPIIADIHFDVRLALLAADHGAHGIRINPGNLGGRGQLKKIVDRASEGELALRIGVNAGSLEKDLLAQRDRPWAERMVESALRYAEDLEDRGFVNYKISIKSSDVPTTLDAYRLLSEKTDAPLHVGVTEAGTLMDGTVKSALGIGMLLSEGIGDTFRVSLTAPPVMEIRAAYAILRALKIRERGVELISCPTCGRCEVDLISIVDQVEKQLAHVVTPMKIAVMGCVVNGPGEAREADIGIAGGRGKGILFRRGEPVKKVKESELVKTLISEVEALEKERSRTA; this is encoded by the coding sequence ATGCGCATTCAGAGAAAGCGGACTCGGGGAATTCACGTAGGTGATGTGGCCATCGGCGGGGACGCCCCCGTAGCCGTCCAGTCCATGACGAACACCGATACCCGCGATGTGCCGAGCACGGTGGCTCAAGCCCGCGAACTCGTCGCGGCGGGATGCGAACTGGTCCGGGTGGCGGTGCCGGACAGGCAGGCCGCGGAAGCCATCTCCTCGATCAGAGAACAGGTGCCGGCGCCCATCATAGCGGACATCCATTTCGATGTCCGCCTGGCGTTGCTGGCCGCAGATCACGGCGCGCACGGCATCCGCATCAACCCGGGAAATCTGGGTGGTCGCGGTCAACTGAAGAAGATCGTCGATCGCGCCTCCGAGGGAGAGTTGGCGCTCCGGATCGGGGTCAACGCCGGATCGCTCGAGAAGGACCTGCTGGCGCAGCGCGACCGTCCCTGGGCCGAGCGAATGGTAGAGAGCGCTTTGCGCTATGCGGAGGACCTGGAAGACCGGGGATTTGTCAACTATAAGATTTCGATCAAGTCCTCCGACGTGCCGACCACATTGGATGCGTATCGGCTGCTGTCGGAAAAGACCGACGCCCCTCTCCATGTAGGCGTAACCGAAGCGGGAACGTTAATGGACGGGACGGTGAAATCCGCCCTGGGCATAGGAATGTTGCTGTCCGAAGGCATAGGGGATACGTTTCGCGTCTCCCTTACGGCTCCGCCCGTCATGGAAATCCGGGCCGCGTACGCCATACTCCGCGCCCTGAAGATTCGCGAGAGGGGTGTGGAGCTGATATCTTGTCCGACCTGCGGGAGGTGCGAGGTCGATCTGATCTCCATCGTGGATCAGGTGGAAAAACAGTTGGCGCATGTCGTCACCCCCATGAAAATCGCTGTTATGGGCTGTGTGGTAAATGGCCCCGGCGAAGCGCGAGAAGCGGACATCGGCATTGCGGGCGGCAGAGGGAAAGGAATTCTGTTCAGGAGAGGCGAGCCGGTCAAAAAAGTGAAAGAGAGCGAGTTGGTCAAGACTCTGATTTCCGAGGTGGAAGCCCTCGAAAAGGAGCGCTCTCGAACCGCTTGA
- a CDS encoding B12-binding domain-containing protein translates to MANRIDDFMAALLILDKLSAKHILDSERNRATPINFVEQVVIAALERIGTRWQEGTVALSQVYMAGRICEDLVDEILPPADPARKNQPKMAICVLSDHHKLVEFVKTS, encoded by the coding sequence ATGGCTAACCGTATCGATGATTTTATGGCTGCGCTCCTAATCCTGGACAAACTCTCGGCGAAACACATACTGGATTCCGAAAGGAACCGGGCTACCCCGATCAATTTCGTTGAGCAGGTTGTTATTGCTGCACTTGAGCGCATCGGTACAAGATGGCAGGAGGGAACCGTGGCTTTATCGCAAGTCTATATGGCCGGACGAATCTGCGAAGACCTGGTGGACGAGATTCTTCCTCCCGCGGATCCCGCCAGGAAGAATCAACCGAAGATGGCCATCTGTGTCCTGTCGGATCACCACAAGCTTGTTGAGTTCGTAAAAACCTCTTAG